In Euphorbia lathyris chromosome 2, ddEupLath1.1, whole genome shotgun sequence, the sequence AAAACATAAGAaatgataaattttatttaatctttTGGAGCAATTTTGGATCAAATAACggaccatttttttttaatccaaaTCGAACTCTCAAATGGCACAAAGTCCAAGGAGAGGAGTATCTACAGAGTGCTAATTGCAACCTCCCAACAGATGAAAAAACTATTATCTTTTCATCCCAACCCACATCGTTTTAAGTTGGATAGGGAAAAAAGAATTCAAAATCCAGCGTATATGGGTTGTGTTTATCTTTTTATACTCTACACAAGGTAAGGGTGACTCCCTCAATCATCTACACCTAAAATTGCTCTGAAAGAcaaaattttactatttttatgCTGATAGACAATGGCCTAGCCATTGGTAGGAATGTTGTGGAAGGGGTGAGCTGTAGGGAACGAGCTGTCCGGCAGAGGTTGGTTATTTGGGAAGTTGGAGGGTAGTTTGGGTAATAGATTAGTAGTTATGTTTTAGGTTTTGAAGGTTATGATAATATTACTGTTTGGCTGCTTTGCAGGCTCAGATTGTTATTAAAGCTTTGATTGGTAAAGATTGGTATTAAAGCTTTGATTGGTAACGAGGGATTGAGTTCATCTCTTTTGTTGTAAATGTAAATGAACCTCTCCTTGgaccaattttataaattaccACTTTCATATTTGTAATATTTATTGAACACTAACAGCATCCTTTTCTTTCGCCAAGTTAATTGGTATTAAAGCTTCGATTGTGCAAGGATTTTGCGAAGGTTGAATGGTTCCAAATGATAAGAAGCAAAGAAACCACGATAAAATGATCAGTACATGTTATATATGGGATGTACATGAGTTTTTCCCCTTTAAGGAACATTTCCAGCTTGATATAAAAACAATGCACAATAGATAAGGATACGAAAGCAGCAAAATAACCAGTGACACACGGAGATATACATTACACAAGATTTGAATAAGTAAAAAACCACGAGGCAGACACAAAATTAATGTCTCATCATTTCAAATTGTTATATATTCAGTGCATTGAAAGTTATCAAAGCAGCAGCCTTTTTTCATATGGCTTTATTCTCAACTATCATGTAGTATGTCTAAATCCAAAAGCAAGATTCCTATACCATAACACTTCTAATTTATCAACTCAACCATCTAAACCACTCAAACATTGAAACCTTCAGCGCGAAGGCACTGACGATGAGCCTCGATCCATTTTGAGCACGCATCTTCACCATGCTCCACAATGCATTCGTCTCTCAACCTCTTAGTATCAGGGCAGGCACAACATATCTTCTTTTTAGGCTTTGTTTCAGGTATTGATGTTGTAACTGAACCTTTGTTTTGCTCTGACCCCGGCAAAGCTAAAGGAGATGAAGCATTTTGCAAAGGCAGCCCGCCCATTGCCACAAAGTCTAAGATTAACAACAGAAAAACTCCAGTCAACAATAAGGAATAATTTAAAGCATAGAATAGATAGCAGCCTTGAAGACATGTATATGGACAGAGAGAACATGTCATCACAGAACAAATTTTTAATTTCAATCTAATTTTAATTTGTCTAGAACTTATTACACCGAGTTAACACTATTTATGCTTCATAATTCTAAAACTCCATATATGCACTTTGAAACATCTCAGGAGGATAGCTAATGCATCTGAAAATTATTCTACTAAAAGGCAATCATCTCTGAACCATCAAGAcacctttttttttgtacaacTTCTTTTTCTGAAAAATAAAAGCTTTTGCACAACTTCTATCAGTGCCATAGAAGAAAAAAGAACATGTAAAGTTATTCACAAGTTAAACTTTAGTATCCACTATACATGAAAACCGAACAGACTTTTATGGAGAAAATGGAAACCAAACATAAGTGTTAACAGAATTCTGTTTGATTCAAACAGAAAAGAATCTGATCGGTTTGGTTTGGGTGAAGACCAAAATCCAGTCCCTTTTTAAGTAGTATGCAGTGCACAACTAGTTTCATTAGCAGAATCAATTTGTATAGTGTAATGTTGATTGAACATGTCTTCATAACT encodes:
- the LOC136218856 gene encoding cytochrome c oxidase copper chaperone 1-like; the encoded protein is MGGLPLQNASSPLALPGSEQNKGSVTTSIPETKPKKKICCACPDTKRLRDECIVEHGEDACSKWIEAHRQCLRAEGFNV